GTCTGAACTTTGTCTGAGGCAATCATCTTAACAGATAAATTCACCTCGACTTTTATCTTGTAGAGATAATATAAGTCGAGTTCATTTAATCATCTTTCATGTTTATCTTGATAAATCTGACATTCATCTTCATCTTTTTTACGGTGTAAAGATGAAATAAACTGCTTACTGAAATATAGGCGACACCATTCGGAGTCAAAACTCTAGTACCATTTTAAGAAAGTAAACAATTCCGCAAAGACGTGTTTCTGAAAGAGACTCTTCGCAGTCTACTACACTGATAAAAAGGATTGTTTGATCCAGACTAATGATTCTTTGCGGGTggcaaaaaagtaattttgttGCTCGAACTAAGTTTTACTTAAGTGCACGAAATCTTTCGTTACgacaacaaaaaattattcgcggTATATAACCACATCTCATTCACCCCTGGCGAAAGTACATTTTATTGCTCCAACAAttccatttttctcacgtGTATTAAGAATCTTTCGTTCTTATCGTTTTCTGTTCGATTATCTAGACGAAAATAGGGCTAATCTTAtcttttataatataattgcaTAGCAATctatttttcatcttatttAGATAAAATTGCACAAGAATAATCTTTCTTCATCATCTTGTCCGTCACTGCTCGTATGTAATAGAGGAAAAACTGAATATATTCGTATAACTATAGTATATCTTGAAAGTTCGCAGTCGTTAACCGCCGACTCGGCACCACTCAAGTTCTTCGTTTGTTTCTCGCAGCCTGGCCATAccatatttaatttcaaactatGAAAGGCCGTAAAATGATTGCATCAGTGGattgtgttttcattttatttattgagcATACCCTGTCAAAACTAAAtcgacgtcgtcgtcgatGCAATCATTTTACGGCCTTTCACAGTTTAAAATCAAAGATGGGACCGACTGCGaactttcaagatattctCTCGCATATATTTCGTGACGTCAGACGCGAACAAATTTCCTTGTCGAATCGTGCGAGAACGGGGGTACGGATCTGAccaggaaaatttttaaaacgtaGCTTGAATAAAAGTGTGAGTCCTAATCTCAGTTATTGCTAACGTAGATCGCCGATAATGTTTATTATGAATAAtgacgaaataaataaaatcacgGCACGTCAAACATGGCGGATCGGAACTACGgacttgttgaatattcaccgTTTCTACgattgcagaatttttttcaatgccgACAGGGAAATTGAGACATATAAAAACATACACTCAATCTAGGAAAATCCACATCATCTGTTAGCTTCCCGTAAATATGGCACTGTTCGATGAGAAAATTCTCAGGTGACAGGAGCCTGTTCATGATCCACAAGAAGGCTGTCTCGACTTGTAAGTGATTTCATTAGTCAGATCTAACGGAACAAGCCAATGAAATCAGCGGCCTTAGTTCAATGTCGTGATTATGACGTCACAAAATTGATACAAGCCAGGTCAACGGCGCCTTAAGGCCCGTTTACACTGCGGCGTTGTAGTGGCAACTGACATTGGATCGAATAGAATCTACCAATTGAAAGGCCTCACATCTCTGACGACAAAGCTCTGCCAATCAATTGGAAGGCAATCCAGCAGTTGGAACGACCTATTGTTCTGTCGCCATGCAGTACGCTTAAAGTGAATAATCGAACGAATATACCTTGTGTTTATCGTCTTTGGCGAAAATGGAGGTGTCACTTGACTCCACAGCTTGACGGAGACGCTGGGGTGTCAAAGTGTTTTTGATTGTATGTTTTAGTCCCGTGAGATTGTTGAATCCGGGGAGAAAATTGAACTAAAATGACGTCCCGGTTGGAGAAGGAGCGTACTAAACAAATACAGGAAAAATGTCAGACCTTGTTAACCCAAATGCTTCGAGATGAAGACAATAAATATTGTGTTGACTGCGATGCGAAAGGTACATGTCATATGCCGTGATTTTATACTACGTGGATCTATCAGTCCTCATTTCCTGAAATCGAAACGTAGCGAACTAATTATGGATCATCGAAATTGTATATCAGACCGATTTCATGTAGATTCATATACGATAATCCTGTActacgaaaatttttcctccccTAAAATTCGTCAGTATTTCACAAACATTACTATCAGGTTCTGTACACATTACATTTCCTGATTGTTGATAACCAGAGACTAATTCTACTAGATAGCAAAATTGCTTTGTTCGATTCAACCTTTCACCTTTATTCTGGAGGCGATTACgctgattttgaatatttttactaaatAACAATAGCCTTGCATGCCCATTATCTTAATAACAGATGGGTAAACTTGTGTTTATCTCGATCCAGGACCGCGATGGGCCAGTTGGAACCTTGGGATATTTTTGTGCATTCGCTGCGCTGGTATACACAGAAACTTGGGTGTTCACATAAGCAAGGTCAAGTCTGTGAATTTAGACACATGGACACCGGAACAAGTTGTGGTAATTTCATTTACTATACCAATAAGGCCATCTAAAGCTAACAGCAATGATAAAGCACATAGTGTTACGATATAGATGAAGAAACGTTCAAAAAGCGATTATGTCAACAGCTTTATATGTTGATGAGAAAGCGGCGTGTCATCATTTGTTCAGAGACAAACAATATGTCTTGCCACGTACATGCTGTTAATATAGtatcataaatttcaattcaatggtAGCTTGCTTGATAGTTGGTTGTGAATACCATCTTAATTTCGACACTAAATTACTACTTAGCGCATTTCATTTATCATTAATAACTTCTCAACTTAACACATTCCAGAGTCTTCAGCAAATGGGTAATTCCCGAGCTAGAGCTGTGTATGAAGCAAATCTCCCAGACAGTTTCCGTAGACCACAGTCAGATTCTAGTCTGGAAAGTTTCATCCGGGCAAAATATGAACATAAGAAATACATTGCCAAAGAATGGGTACCACCGTCTTTACCTAAGGTTCTTATTTTCATATCCGATACATGAATTTACCATCGATAGATCCCATAACGATTTCATTGACTGTTGAAAACCTAAATAGGTAAACTGGGACAAAGAACTTGATGAAGAAGCGGAAAGACAACGTAGACGCAAAAAGGAGGGAGCAAAAAGTAGCGGGGGACAGACAGCATTACCGCCAGTAAAAAAGCCAGAAGCAGTTCCGCAGCTTCCTAAACCTCGCAGTTCTGTCAGCCCGAAATCAACTAGAGCCAATCCGTCCGCTACTCTAGATTTGTTAGGATTAGGTAGTTAAGAATTATCAACCTGATGTTTATTACTTAATATATAGTTAGTATATATAGTAGGATAGTTGAGGAATAAAAGTGTTCTCATCTACAGATGCACCATCAAGCCAAAGCAATACCAACAGTTCAGCATCTGGCGATgatatattttcttcgttCCTATCAGCCCCACCAGCCTCAATATCATCTTCAAACAGTGCTGCAAATGCAACAACCGCAGAAGCAGCAGCTTCTGCTGAAAAAACTGAAGAAGAAAGCTTCTTTAATCAGCCTGTGCCCACACCTCAAGAAAAGAGTAAAATGACAAAAGATAGTATCCTGGCGCTCTATGCCACTCCCAATCAACAGCAAAGCATTTTTGGAGTTTCCGGTGAGTAATTCATTATCAATAGTGGAATGTAAACCTACATTTTTAAACGTTGCTGTGCAAATTTTTCATGTGAAAGGTTCATGTGATTTTTGTCAAAACGTTTCTCGAGTTGCTAGTTCTGCGTTAACGTTCGTACGAATCAGCCTGAAATTGAGCAATTAATGGTGCCTTTTCTTGTCAAGAGTACATAGTATAAATTCATGACTCATGTATACAAACTGTTAGCAGGAGGTATGTATGCTCAGCAAACAACAGCGCAACAATTTCCACAACAGATGACTGCAATCCCTGGGTTTGGCCAGCAAAacagttttcaaaatcattcgATCAACTCTCTTGGGATAGTTAACCCTGTCCAAGGACAGGTGGGAATGCAAAATCAATTGGGCAGTTTAACCTCCAATCAATTAGGTGCCCAATTAAACCCAGCATTAGGGAATCACCTTGCAGGAAACAATATCAATCAAATAAATGGTGTGCAAAATACCGCAATGGGAATGCCGGGCAATCAAATGGGGGGAATGGTAAGTGATGAATTCATCAGTTTCAATGCGCATTGTCTTAGTGTGCATTTTCCTTTCGTTGGTACCATAAACTcctataataaaatatttcacaggTCCAAATTGCCCAAAATGGATCAAATAACGGATGGAGTGgaatgttggcaacacagaacTTACAACCTGCTCCAGGTAGTAatcctttttttaatttaccaaACCAACAACAGAGCACTGCGTTCGCCAATCAGGTAAATCATTATCCGTATCTTCTATTGTTGTACAATTTACGTAATTTTAGACCTGTACAATCTACTTGAGTTATCAAATCTACTTGAGTTATCAAATCTACTTGATAACCGGATCATTATCTCAACAactgaaatattaataatgataCATTGATTCAATCCTGATACCTAATAATAATGCTGAGAATTTGTTTCACTACAGCTTCCCCAACAGATGACACAACTGTCGTTAGGAGCAACCAGTTTTCCACCAGTGTCTGGAAAACCGGCTTCCCCTATGATGCCTGGGCAAACACTATCGACCAACTTATGGCAGTAATACAGTCTACCATATAGATAATCGGTTTGTTCGTTTAATCGATGTTGTGCGCTCGCGTTGTTAGGCCTATTTTGTTTCGACATGTTTATTCACGTTCCAACGTTGTCACTCATCTAAGAAATCGGGTAAGAGAAAGAAACGCCCTCAGATTTTCAAGAAGTAGACACAACAATGGCGTACCATTACATGACGAGACACCTTATAATGGAATCAAAGTATTATCTAACTTCAAATAGGAAAATCAATATCTTAAAACAAATTATCTCAGTGATATTGGGGTTCTAGAACCCCTTGAAGATCAGGGAAGACCTGTATACCTGTGCAAAGAAAACTTCATCAGTAATCAATTcagaaatataataatgaaaatacaatAACGTTACTTCTTACATAAATTTATCTGTCACTGTACAGTTCAGCGTTCGTGCCTATATCGTCAACTCTTATCTATTTTTCTGATTCTACTGGTTAGTGAAAGAATAttggtaataaatttttctctaataatattaataaatatctACGGCATAAACGAAAAATCTATTATTCCCGTCATTAGctctataaattattttacactCACATTATTTGACATCTGCCAATAACTGTAGATATGATTCATATTTATGTTCAAGGCAGATATTAATGCAGAATGATTGTTTAAGCTCGTGGTTTGTCACAACTCACTCGGTATGTACATAGAAGCCCTGAAACTACCAAAAACTATATAATTCATCGATTAGCCCTTGAGTCTGTAAGCATACAGGCTTTGAAATGTCATATCAAAGTAGAACTGGCTGAAaactaaaattgaaaaacaagaagacTGACTAGCAATGAAAACAGTGCATGAACTAACACAGTATGAGCTACTGTCTAAAGTGTCGTCACTACTAATAAACGTGCCAAGACCTTACAAAAACATGGAACTTGTTACGATAATTTCttctcaaattatttttattaatttaagaATATTTTACATCACTTCACCATGTTGACAATGGCGATTAAATAGGTGCAACATTATTGCTTCGTATTTTCGACTGTATTAATGCAGCAAACCAAATGTTCAGGGCTATTAACGTAAGGCTTATCACCCTGCAAAGGGACACTGGATTTGAGTGGATCTCAAAACcttgttgaaattttcgtatAATTAAGAATCCAAAGAAATGGAAATTCCTATACTAACATCTTTCTAATACCTTGAGTAAAACGACAATTCGAGCGGCAAACACATGCGATAAAAGTTGTCAAAATTCACCTTATTATGGTAAAATATATGTGCCCTTCTAAGATTAAACAATTCCATGTACCAAGTTTCAGAGTTTAATCAATTGTAATGATATTGTGGTATGCAATTTCGACAAATACGCTTCATGTTATAATAGCAAGATAACAGAgaatattaaattgaaaaaccatATTGAACTTCTCAATTGGAGGAATGTCATCCTTGGAAGTTCAAACATTTCTCCGATCTGAACTATGTATTCGTGGACCACTGAGCACGAACAAAACTTAAATAATATAGACAATAATTTTTGCCATGTTTGCGATCTCCGAATTATGCTTGATATAAAACCGAGTAATTTTGAATGGGTATTTAAAGAGATCACTATGGCACTAGAATTTCACAATAAACGAAgcattcacacacacacacacacacacacacacacatatatatatatattggacCATCCTCGTTTTCTCGCTCGAGTATTATTAAATCTTACTCATATTCAATAAAGACATCTCATTTTCAACtcatttttcctcaaataaATCATAGAGTTACCTGCTTACTATACAAGGAGCTATATTTGGAATGATAgtagaatttatttaatcgcgtcttttttttttgatagctTAATATTGAATCATTTTACATGTGTAGAAATCCGATAGCATGTTATGTAACCAATAAATGAAATGTTGGATGCTGATCAGATTATATTTAGCAAGCAAGGGTTAGCATGTAGTCGATTATGTCATTTATCCGTATTTGAAGAAACCAAATTGCAAATTGATTGCATAATTCACTACACTTCGTGCGTCCTTGATACTGTGGAACACAAAAATGTTATCAGTTTAGCTATACATTACAATTACCTTTAGTaactttaataataatatcctgcGGACCTATCCACTATGTACGTACATTAAAGGTGCTATCACACTTGAACATTATGTACGACATTTGTAGGTTCGttaatatgaaataaaagtttcaaTCCGTGTATCGTATAGCCATGTAAAAATATgcacatgtacatacataatacatatattattatgcCTGCGAAGAAtagttgattaaaattttcggcaaatttTATCAGGTCAGACCGTCATTTTTGAACGATATTTTGAGGAAATTGATCTCTTTTACTGCCCAGGAGGTGCACACAAGTATAATAGTCACCACCTCATATTTGCTAATATTTTGTAGCGGTTAATCGGCTGATATGTACTTGATTTCAGCAAAAATCATATGAATTCTGTAAACTGTAAGAAGTTTATTCTATTTgaacaaatatatttgtacatatatagTAAACTCACGTTGATGGAATATTTAAGTGCACATTATTTggtcatcatttttataactaATCTCGCccaattttttcccacaatatttttcaatcgatatGCAACAAAATAGTTACATGCTATTTTGAATATAACTATTGTTATGCAATTACTTAATAATACCCTAAAGCATACAAGTGCATGATTATATAGATACATTCTCTGAACACTGTGATCACTAAAAAATATGAGGAGAGTCAGAAGAATACTGTTATCGAATACCCAGTTATCTCTGCAGGATTACTTGCCATATAATCAACATAATCTGGATCAGTTGGATCTTGATCTGTCATAACTTAATGGTGTAGCTCACGATCAGCTTGTGATCATTGATCACAGTGCCAAAAGAATAAACTCCATGTTGGgtattttgaattgaaccAGAACTCCGTTTTTATATATAGgaggtgaattattatttaccatTGAACTATAAAATCATTGTATCAACACCGTGCACAAgtaaatacagaaaaaaaaaaatattctgtgaAGTAGACCACTTTCGTATAAGCATTTGGAAGGTGAAAGcagaatttcatttaattatcaCTTAGTTTGTATGTATAGTcttcaataaacaaatatgCAATCTCGCTAAACTGAAACCAATAAACTAATTCAAGATTTTAAAATCTCCGAATGAAAACTAATCCTAGTCAAACttgaaggaataattttttcttcccgaTGAATTCTTTCTGATTTGTAGTCTTAAAAATGAACTTAAACTTGAAGGAATTACCCAATTTTACTTCCTGGTGAACTCTATGATTCAGTCTTCAGAATTTGGAATTAGTCAATTTGTTTCGAGTTTGTGATGTTGtggtttgcaaaaattgaatgttgtgcaataatgaagcaaattgAAAACACATGAGAAAGCGTTGCAATTATATAGcttcatatttttatcagaGTAAGAAGAAACCCTCAAACTTCCCAAAAACATATTccttatcttttttttattcaaaatataagTCATTCTTTCCTTGCTGATTAAACGATCAGAGAGTAATTCAAAACAGTAAAATCAAAATCAGGGTAAGTTGACTGCTTCACCAATTTCATACTACcattcaattattttgtatttattctgGATTCGGTCCAAACTTATAGAACTATATATTTTTAAGCAACTTTTCTTAAATTAGGTCATATTCATGGAAGGAAACAATTTGTAGGACGCAAATTATTTATCCACGAAATGGTTACATACGtggtatattatacacataaatatacaaataaatgcATCAACGCCAAGTGTACgcaattataaaatatacatattaaacTGAATTGCATCAGATCCGTAAGCTGCAGTGGTTTTAGTCCCTGcatgtacatataaaatacGATGTACAGAATCAATAATCATATTATTTGcgtgaagttaaaaaaaaatattaactctTTAACAGCTGCATGTCTTGGTTCATTTGAAAGTGAGCACAGAAAGTGCGCCTTATCCTAA
The Neodiprion lecontei isolate iyNeoLeco1 chromosome 3, iyNeoLeco1.1, whole genome shotgun sequence DNA segment above includes these coding regions:
- the LOC107226163 gene encoding stromal membrane-associated protein 1 isoform X1: MTSRLEKERTKQIQEKCQTLLTQMLRDEDNKYCVDCDAKGPRWASWNLGIFLCIRCAGIHRNLGVHISKVKSVNLDTWTPEQVVSLQQMGNSRARAVYEANLPDSFRRPQSDSSLESFIRAKYEHKKYIAKEWVPPSLPKVNWDKELDEEAERQRRRKKEGAKSSGGQTALPPVKKPEAVPQLPKPRSSVSPKSTRANPSATLDLLGLDAPSSQSNTNSSASGDDIFSSFLSAPPASISSSNSAANATTAEAAASAEKTEEESFFNQPVPTPQEKSKMTKDSILALYATPNQQQSIFGVSAGGMYAQQTTAQQFPQQMTAIPGFGQQNSFQNHSINSLGIVNPVQGQVGMQNQLGSLTSNQLGAQLNPALGNHLAGNNINQINGVQNTAMGMPGNQMGGMVQIAQNGSNNGWSGMLATQNLQPAPGSNPFFNLPNQQQSTAFANQLPQQMTQLSLGATSFPPVSGKPASPMMPGQTLSTNLWQ
- the LOC107226163 gene encoding stromal membrane-associated protein 1 isoform X2 — its product is MTSRLEKERTKQIQEKCQTLLTQMLRDEDNKYCVDCDAKGPRWASWNLGIFLCIRCAGIHRNLGVHISKVKSVNLDTWTPEQVVSLQQMGNSRARAVYEANLPDSFRRPQSDSSLESFIRAKYEHKKYIAKEWVPPSLPKVNWDKELDEEAERQRRRKKEGAKSSGGQTALPPVKKPEAVPQLPKPRSSVSPKSTRANPSATLDLLGLDAPSSQSNTNSSASGDDIFSSFLSAPPASISSSNSAANATTAEAAASAEKTEEESFFNQPVPTPQEKSKMTKDSILALYATPNQQQSIFGVSGGMYAQQTTAQQFPQQMTAIPGFGQQNSFQNHSINSLGIVNPVQGQVGMQNQLGSLTSNQLGAQLNPALGNHLAGNNINQINGVQNTAMGMPGNQMGGMVQIAQNGSNNGWSGMLATQNLQPAPGSNPFFNLPNQQQSTAFANQLPQQMTQLSLGATSFPPVSGKPASPMMPGQTLSTNLWQ